The Sediminispirochaeta bajacaliforniensis DSM 16054 nucleotide sequence GTTTACCAAATCGTTACCGGTAGGGGTCTACTCGTTTTCGAGCCTTACCAGTACGCAGCTGGGGTGGCAGATGGCGGCACTTGTCATTGCAACCCTCCCGGCTATGATTGTCTATTTCATCTTCCAGCGTCGGCTTGCAGAAGGCGTGGTCGGAGGAGCCATAAAAGGATAAGGATAGAGCAGATGCAAATTCTTACTAATCACATTGGATATCACACCGCTTCGGCTAAACGCATGATTCTTCAATGCTCCGAAGTACTTGCGCCGAATTTTCCCGCACCATCGGCTCAATTGATCGATCAAGATAGCGGTAGCGTGCTGCGTACCCTGCAGGTTACATCGTCCGGTTCCGTTCCCGGCTGGAAGGATCGCCATTTCTACCTCTTTGATTTTTCCGATTTTACCGGGAAGGGCGTTTTTCGCTTTGAGGTTACGGCGGGGAATGCACAGATCCACGGACTGCCTTTTACCATCGGCGATGAATTGCTGCAGGATAGCTGTATTTCGGACATTCTTTTTTATTTCAAGGGGCAGCGTTCTTCCGGTCGATGGGACCTCGCAGACCGATCGGCTTCTTTCTTCGGAGAACGCTCCGATCGGGTCGATGTTCACGGGGGATGGTATGATGCAGCCGGAGATTACAGTAAATACCTTTCGCATCTTTCCTATGCAAACTATCTCAACCCCCAACAGATTCCCTTGGTGGTGTGGTCGTTATATTCCCTTGGTGAGATCCTAGCCTCCCGGCCCCGGCATCGGGGAACATTGCTGGTTGAACGGGCCCTTGAGGAGGGGGCCTGGGGTGCCGACTTCCTGGTACGCATGCTGGATCCGGAAGGCTATTTTTATATGACCCTTTTTGATCAATGGAATAAAAAAAGTGATGCAAGGATGATTTGTGCTTTCAAAACAAAACAGGGAGAACGGCTTGAGGAATACCAGGCTGGTTTTCGGCAGGGGGGAGGGATGGCTATTGCCGCTCTTGCACGGGCCGCTCGTTTTCCCAGGACGGAAATTCCTTCCGACGGCTTTGACTGTGATGCATATCGGCAGACGGCGGAAAGGGGCTACGATCATCTTCTGCGTCACAACTGTGAGTATCTGGACAATGGGCGCGAGAATATCATCGATTACTATTGCGCCCTTCTGGCAAGCGTGGAGCTTTTTACTACAACGAAGGATGCCTCGTATCTTGAAGGGGCCCGCAGTTGGGCCTGTAAGCTTTCTTCCCTCTTTTTCGATGAAAAAAAGTGCTGGTTTGCGGAATCAGGCAATAGCCGTCCCTTTTTCCATGCTTCGGATTCCGGTATGCCCATTATCTCTCTCCTCCGTTATGCAGAGGTTGAAGATAACCCATCCATGAAGGCCGAGACCCTTGCTCTGGTGGAGCGGGCCTGCCGGGCGGAGCTTAGCCTCGCCTCGGAGGTTCATAACCCTTTTGGCCTTGCCCGACAGAAGGTTAGGGCCGTCGGCGGGAAAGATCATTCTTCCTTCTTTGTCCCCCATGAAAACGAGTCAGGTTATTGGTGGCAGGGGGAAAACGCCCGCCTTGCCTCTCTTGCCTGTGCTATGCGGCAGGCTGCAACGGCCCTCGCTCCCGGTGGAGTAAGTGAAGGGCTCCTAGAACAGATGAAGGCCTTTGCCACGGCCCAACTCGATTGGATCCTCGGCTTCAATCCCTTCGACACCTGTATGCTTGCCGGCCGGGGGCGCAATAATCCTCGTTTCGAATCCTTTTATCCCAATGCTCCCGGTGGGATCTGCAACGGCATTACCGCCGGCTTTTTTGACGAATCTGATATCGATTTTCTTCCCAAAACGGCGATAGAGCAGGGTGATCATCGTTGGCGCTGGAGTGAACAGTGGATTCCCCATGGCGCATGGTTTCTCATGGCCCTCGCAGCCGAGATGGCCGACGGTGGAGATCAATGAATCTCTCTTTACTCGTTCCTCAGCCGCAGATGGTCCGCTCCGGTTCCGGGAAATTCAGCTTCGGCCGCGATTTTGCGGATCAAGTCCATTCGTATCTTTTTTGTGACACGATTCCTGACGGCATTGTAGAGCTCCCCCTTTCCCGGGAGCTTCAGGCCCTGCCGGAAAGCTACCGACTGGATATTCGCCCCGATAAAATTCTCCTGGCGACTGAGAGCAAAAGCGGGCGCTTTGCTGCTATGACCACACTCAAGCAGCTTTTGCTTCAATGCCCTGATGCCGCACTGCCCTGCATGACCATCGACGACTGGGCCCTTTTCTCGATTCGGGGGGTGATGATCGACATTAGTCGCAGCAGAGTACCCACAATGAATACGCTTCAGCATATCATCGATCTCCTTTCTCTCCTGAAATATAACCAGCTTCAGCTTTATATGGAGCACACCTTTGCCTACAAGGGGCATGAGGATGTATGGAAGGACTCTTCTCCGCTGACCGAGGCAGAGGTCAGAGGTCTTGATCTCTATTGCCGAAGACGGGGAATCGAGTTAGTGCCCAATCAGAATTCTCTTGGCCATATGGAGCGATGGCTTGCCCATCCTGCCTATAAACAGTATGCCGAATGCCCCGAGGGCTTTACCGATTCCTGGGGCATTTTTCGTCCCGTCTCTACAACCCTTGACCCTTCCAGCCGGGAAAGCTTCCTCTTTTTAGAAGGGCTTTACGATCAGCTTCTACCTCTTTTTTCCTCTAAGCTCTGTAATGCAGGGGGGGATGAACCCTTGGAGTTCGGAATGGGGCGTTCCCGAAAGCTTTGTGAACGTGAGGGGCGTGATAATGTGTATGCGGCTTTCCTCGAGCGACTGAATAGTCTCGCTGCTGAGCGGGGAAAACGGCTCATGGTATGGGCCGATATCTTGCAAAAGTATCCTCACTTACTCAAGGATCTTCCTGAAGATATCATGTTCGTCGATTGGGGCTACCAGGGAGACCATCCCTTCGATCACGAGTGCCGGAACCTTGCCGAATCCGGGCACGATTTTATTGTCTGTTCCGGGACATCTGCCTGGAACTCCATCGGCGGCAGGTGGGGTAACTGTCGAGAAAATATCCGAAACGCTGCGGCTGCCGCTCTCAAATGGGGTGCCCTCGGGCTCATGATGAGTGAATGGGGGGACAACGGCCATATGCAGCAATATCCGATACCCATGCCGGGCTACTTCCTCGGCTCGGCGGCGGCGTGGAATCCCGAGGCTATCGATCTCCTCGACATGAGCGGTGCCCTTTCACTCTTGTTGTTCGGTCGGGAACATAACATTCTTGCAAAGGCCTTGATGCTGCTTGAAGAGGCGGGAAGCCCGAAAGGCCTGAAAATTCATAACGCCTCTCTCCCCGGCATTATGCTATTTGATCACTACCTTCCCCATTACCGCTCCATTTTTCCTCAATATGCCGGATATGATTTTTCTTTCGAGTATGAACAGCTTGAAAAAGCCGAGTCCCTCCTTGCCTCCGTTGATCCCGGAGAACCGCAAACCCTTTACGACGAAATACTCTTTACCGCTGCCCTGATGCGTTTTGCCTGCGATCTCGGGCGTTTGCGCCTGCAGGCTCCCCATTTCTCACTATCAGAGATCGATACGGCTGCAAGAGTGAGGCTTGCCGACCGCCTTGAAGAGCTCATCATCGAATATCGGCGTTTGTGGTTGCTGCGCAATCGCCCCGGCGGTTTGGAAGAAAGCGCCGGAATTCTGGAAGAACTGGTCCGGCTCCTAAGGCAATAGGGGTAAAAGACCAAGAACGGCATTGCCGATGCTGGTATTCGCCATTGTTGCCTTTGTTTGCCGGAAAAAATCAAGGTAATTTCTTTACAGCAGCAAAAAGCTCGTTTACAAAGGTGCTTCGATCTATCCCAAAACAAACCCGCATATTTGGGGTCTTACTGTATAGCTTGTCATAATCAACGATTGTTGCCCCTCGGGAATATGGTGAATTAGAGGTGTCTATGGTTACAAAGAGTTCTCTACTTGTAAAAATATCAGGACGCAGCAGGTAAGCGATTGTCGTTACGTCGTGCAATCGTATTTTGGGACCCTCATCTTCACAGAGAAAATCTTTTCCGGCAGTCTTGGCATAAAAATCTATGAGTTCCTTGAGGACTACTCCCGTACGATTTCCGATCCGGGAGAAATCCTCCACCTCCTGTGTTGTTACTGTCGCTTTATGTGTAACATCTAAACCGCACATGACGAGAGGAATACCGGAATTTGCCACGATTTGGGCCGCCTCAGGGTCGACATAAATATTGAACTCTGCTTTTGGGCTCCAGTTCCCTCCGAAACAGGAGCCTCCCATAAACACTATCTGTTCTATTTTGTGCTTGAGCTCCGGGCGGGCAAGGATGAATGTTGCAATATTGCTCTGGGGGCCTGTAGCAACTATTGTCACCTTTTGCTCCGATGCTTTGAGAATATCCGTATATACATCAATGAAGTTCCGATCGAGGGGCCGATAAGGAGAAGATTCTATCAATGGTCCGTCAAGCCCGCTTTTCCCATGGACATTTTCTGCGATCTCCAATGGACGAACCAGAGGCCCTTTTTGCCCTGCAACCACAGGAATATTGGCCTTCATGAGGTAGAGAAGATCTAAGGCATTCACGGTTGTTTTTTCGAGAATTTGGTTACCGCCAACCGTAGATATGCAGGAAACTCTAAGTTTTTCGCTATTTCCTATGGCCAACATCATTGCTATGGCATCGTCATGGCCTGGATCACAATCAAGAATGATCTCTTTCATTTCAGGCTCCTTTTGTAGCTATCTCGAAACTCTGCCAGAGTCAGCGGGCAATCATCCATCTGCAGATCTTGACTGACCAAAACAGGAACTGGTGATTCCACAAAACTTTTCCTGATCAGTTCCGACTGACTAAAAACCTCTTTGGTTGTGCCGTCTATCAAGATTTCACCGTTACAAAAGACGACAACTCGTGAAAAATTGCGGGCCACAAAATTCATGTCATGACTGATTGTGATGAATTTTTTCCCCTGCATTCCCAGCTCTCTTATAACAGTTTCAAAATGTTCAATCTCTTTCCAATCCTGACCAGCAGTGGGTTCATCCAGCAAGATCAACTCGGGATCTGTGGTAAGGATTGAGGCTAAAGTAATAAGTTTTTGCCGACTGTAGGCCATCTCTAATGGATGATGATCAAGAAACTCTTGTAGCCCGATAAATTCCGCAATCTCTTCGACTCGCTTTTTCTTCTCTGCTTCTGTATGAACTTTTTTTCTCAACCCAAATTCGATTTCTTTATATACCGTTTCATGAAATAACTGGTCTTTCGGATTCTGAAATACATAGCCGATACGTTTTGCCCAGCTGCTGAGAGGCTGTGATTCCACCGGTATACCGTCAATTGTGATACTTCCGCTATTAACTTGATGGGTATTATTGAGCAGTCTCATGAAGGTCGTTTTTCCCGCCCCATTCTGGCCGATTATTGCGGTCTGCTCTTTCCCTAATGATATCGAAATATTTTTGATGACCGGATGTTCTCCATCATAAGAAAATGTTGCGTTTTCAACTATGATATTCATACACTTATCCCGCAATCCCTTGTTTTAGGTCGTGATAGGTTAGGCACCCTTTTGCGTTCTTTATTCCATTTTCGTAGAGGATTTTTGCTATCTCATAGCTGTCGTGTGTCTTGAGACCATATTCACGCATCGATGGGTCCGACAAAACATCTCGTGGTGTTCCATATGCTTTGAGTTCTCCCTTGCTCAGTAAGAGAATTTTATCGGCATAGGTACAAACCCGCTCAATGTCATGGTCGACACAGATGATCGTCATCCCTCTGCTACGAAGCCGTTCAATGACCTTGAAAATTTCTTGGGACCCCAAAGGGTCAAGTTGCGAGGTACAATCGTCAAGCATGATAATATTCGGTTTCATAACAATGACCGAAGCGATGGCTATTCGCTGCAGTTGACCACCGGAGAGAGCGAGAGGAGATCGATCGAGAAGGTGAGTGATACCAACAAGCTCGGCAGTTTCTTCAACCTGCTTTTCTATGACAGACGGCTTGATGTTGAGATTACACAAACCAAAAGCGATTTCATGTCGAACTGTTTCCGTGGTGTAGGAAATTTGGTTGAAAGGGTTATCGAATACAAAACCAATACTTCTGGATAGTTCTGCGACTGTGTGTTCTTTTGTATCCAAGCCGGCAACCGTCACTCGTCCTTTCATCCGCGATTTATAGAAATGAGGAATGAGTCCGTTAAGAGCGGATAGGAGTGAAGTCTTTCCGCTTCCGTTTAAGCCGCATACGCTGATGAATTCTCCTTCATCGACGGAGAAACTTATTTCTTTCACCGCATCGATATGGGAATCTCTGCGATAGTGACGTATCTTCAGCCCTTCGACTTTAATCATCTGTTTCATCTTAACACTCCTATCTTGAAGAGCAGCCACAACACAAAAAGAAGTGCTCCGCTCATTATGAAACATAGCTGTAGTATCTTATCAACAGGTTTCTCAGCTAAGTCGTAAAGGCTTGAGACCGTTTTACTGACACCAAAAGATCTTACTTCCAAGGTCACGCTGCGAGACTGAATATCCGTGAGAGAAGAAAGTATCAGGGGCATAAGAAGGGGAAGAAAGGCCCTGATACGTGTTGGGAGGTTCCCCTCCATTGATATTCCACGGCTTTCTTGGGCAATTTTGATGGTGTCCATTTTGCTCCGCATATACGGTAAGACGTTCAACGTTGCCAAAAAAAGGTAGCTCACCGACGGTGAAACTCCCTTTTTTATAAGGTTCGGCATCAGCCTTTCTTGGCTTGTCGTTTTTACAAAAAGAAAGACAGAGGGCAGAATTAAACAAAGTTTACTAACAAGTTTATAGGTTACCATCAACCCTTCTTTTCCAAGCTTTGCGGTAATACCGAGAACTGAAAAAGAATATAGAATTGTTTCGTTTTTTGGGTTCAAAAATCCGTGAATAACTGACAAAAAAAGAAATATTGGAATAATAATTGCCGCTACAAGCCGAAATGTCTGCCGAAACGAATGTGCCAGCGCCGAGAAAACAATAATAACGGCCAGGACCACAAGTGTCGTATATATACTGGAACAGATAAAAGATAGTAGCAAAAGCCACAGTAATCCATATAGCTTTGTTATTGGATTGAGCTTGTGGACTGGTGTTGCTTTCCGTTCGTAAAATATGCTTTTCTCAGCCATGATTACTACTTAAAAGTCCTCTTCGGTGTGTTGTTTTTGATTCAGCATACTTGCCGGAATTTTCTTTAACACAATGGCAGATATGAAAACGGCAATACCCTTATCAAGTGATTCGACAATAATTGTGGATGAGACTACCGATTTTACAATGTTTTTAGTCGCTGCCATAAAGGTTGCGGTCAACACTGATGAACCGGTTGCGCCTGTGACACCCCCGAATACAACAATGGACACGAATGAAGAAACGATTGTAGAGACAATTACGATGGAGATCCAGGGAATAATGGCTAATTTTAATGATCGAAAGAAGCCTCTTTTTGCACAGTATCCGATAACCAATGCATTTACGACACTGACAATCATGAAGGGGAAATAGATCGGATTGATGAACAAACCCTGAAATAATGATGAAAAAACTGCAACTGCAACTGCGATTGCACCGCCTCCGATGGCTCCTGCTATGGTCGTACCGATCAGGTCTAGGTAGACAGGCAGTTTGAGCGTGCTGGCAATAAAGTTCCCCAGAAGATTAATCCCGACGGCTATTGGGATCAACACAAGTGATGAAGTTGTAAATTGATCTTTGATTTTTTTTAGCATAAAATCCTCCGTGTTGAAATGGTTAAGTGATTATAGGGCTGGTTTAATTATATGTCAAACTTAATTTAATAAAAGTTGACTAAATTAAGTTTAAAGGGTTTAATAGCGTATGGAGAAAAAAGCTACACTACAGGATGTCGCTCAGTTGGCTGGATGTTCCAAATCGACTGTTTCATTTGTCTTGAATGGAAGACCCGGAATTAGTGAGACAACTCGGAACAAGGTTCTTGCTGCCTGTTCAAAGCTTGGATATGGAAGGTTTGATATCCCCACTGGTGATGCAACAACGAGAATTTGCTGTATTGATGTTGTGCGAGATTCCTTCATTTCAGAACCTAAGCTTTTTGAGTTTAAGAGTTTTTATTTAAGAGGAATACAGAAACGATGTGGAGAACTCAACATCCTTCTTGAAACCATATCGTTGTACGATCTCGACAAAGAAAAGCTAAAGATGGCTTTGGCAGGCTTCACCGATGTATCGGGAATTATTGTCATGGGCTCCGATCTTCAATCAGAGGCAGACTTTGGTATCTTTGAAATCATTAACATACCAATTGTCTTTATCGATACTTTTTATCCCTCGTTGAAATACAGTTTCATCAATGTTGATAATCGATCGGGGATGGCACTTCTTCTCAGCTATCTTAAGCAACTTAGGCATCAGCAGGTCGGTCTGATTAGTATCAATACGATTAACTATAATATTCGGGATAGGGAAGAGGCCTTTATCGACACAATGAGGCATAGTGCGCTTTCATTTCAGGAAGAGTGGTTTTTCAAATTTAGCATGGCAAATGAAAATGATCTCTATTCCTACATCGAGAGGTTGAAAGAAGCTAATCGGCTTCCCTCAGCCTTTATTTGTACGACAGATCTGATTCCTATCCAGCTTTTTCCTATTTTTTCCAAATTAGCGATTCACGTTCCCCAGGATATTTCGGTGGTTAGCTATGGCGACCTCAGCCTGGGGCAGATAATACGGCCTCAGCTCACTTCAATTGATCCTCCTAAAAACCAGATAGGACGGGCGGCTGTTGAACTTATTGTAAATCAGCTGGATGTGTCCAATAGACCAGAGAATCTGGGATATCACCTCAATCCGGAACGTGTGCTTGTTTCCAATAATCTCATTGTTCGCGAAAGTGCGGCTGAATGGGAAAACTAAGCTATCCCTTTTGGTCAACACGTGTGCCGATGTAATCGATCTTTTGATTGTGAATTGAAAAGAGCTCTAAAGAAAACGATGATATTCTTATTCTGTAGACTTAAGCTTGATACGGAATCCTGAAAAGTTATCTACATTATATTCTACAGAGGACGGAGTCTCTTTGGGATAGCTTGGTTACATTGTTCTCTTCAATAAAAAGAGATACCTATTAGTGAATGCCGATTTGGCCAAGAGGTTATTTGGTTATAATCCCCTGGATACCTCCGGAGATGAGTGAGGCGATTTGAATAAAGATGAGGTAGTGGCCGACACGAGGCGGCAGGGCGATATATCGGGACTCCCAATACGGGTGAAATTTTTCTTTGTACTGACGCACTCCCTGGAAATTATAGAAAGCCTCTCCATGTTGATAGATTAGAGCTCCCAATTTATTCCATCCCGGAGCGAGGGCCCTGTTTTCGAGGCCGGAAAGGGGCGCCATGCCCAGATTAAAACGGGAAAAAAGCTGCTCCTTTCCCCATGCAAAAAGATTTAGAAAGAGATAATCCATGATATTATCCGAAACAGATGGTAGGTAGCGCATAAGATCCACGGAGAGCTCATGGCCCGTCCCGTCTCGCCAGATATTGGCAAAGGCCACAAGCTCATCGTTTTTGAAGACCAGGGCACAGGGAGTCTGCCTGAGATATGCTTCGTCAAAAAAGCCCATAGAGAATCCTTTCTCCTTGGCTTGTTTCGATTCGAGCCATGCATCGGAAACCTGCTTCAGCTGCTGCAGATGGTCGTTTACCTCCCCGGAGGGCAGCACCGTGAACCGGTACC carries:
- a CDS encoding LacI family DNA-binding transcriptional regulator, translated to MEKKATLQDVAQLAGCSKSTVSFVLNGRPGISETTRNKVLAACSKLGYGRFDIPTGDATTRICCIDVVRDSFISEPKLFEFKSFYLRGIQKRCGELNILLETISLYDLDKEKLKMALAGFTDVSGIIVMGSDLQSEADFGIFEIINIPIVFIDTFYPSLKYSFINVDNRSGMALLLSYLKQLRHQQVGLISINTINYNIRDREEAFIDTMRHSALSFQEEWFFKFSMANENDLYSYIERLKEANRLPSAFICTTDLIPIQLFPIFSKLAIHVPQDISVVSYGDLSLGQIIRPQLTSIDPPKNQIGRAAVELIVNQLDVSNRPENLGYHLNPERVLVSNNLIVRESAAEWEN
- a CDS encoding energy-coupling factor transporter transmembrane component T family protein, whose amino-acid sequence is MAEKSIFYERKATPVHKLNPITKLYGLLWLLLLSFICSSIYTTLVVLAVIIVFSALAHSFRQTFRLVAAIIIPIFLFLSVIHGFLNPKNETILYSFSVLGITAKLGKEGLMVTYKLVSKLCLILPSVFLFVKTTSQERLMPNLIKKGVSPSVSYLFLATLNVLPYMRSKMDTIKIAQESRGISMEGNLPTRIRAFLPLLMPLILSSLTDIQSRSVTLEVRSFGVSKTVSSLYDLAEKPVDKILQLCFIMSGALLFVLWLLFKIGVLR
- a CDS encoding family 20 glycosylhydrolase, whose product is MNLSLLVPQPQMVRSGSGKFSFGRDFADQVHSYLFCDTIPDGIVELPLSRELQALPESYRLDIRPDKILLATESKSGRFAAMTTLKQLLLQCPDAALPCMTIDDWALFSIRGVMIDISRSRVPTMNTLQHIIDLLSLLKYNQLQLYMEHTFAYKGHEDVWKDSSPLTEAEVRGLDLYCRRRGIELVPNQNSLGHMERWLAHPAYKQYAECPEGFTDSWGIFRPVSTTLDPSSRESFLFLEGLYDQLLPLFSSKLCNAGGDEPLEFGMGRSRKLCEREGRDNVYAAFLERLNSLAAERGKRLMVWADILQKYPHLLKDLPEDIMFVDWGYQGDHPFDHECRNLAESGHDFIVCSGTSAWNSIGGRWGNCRENIRNAAAAALKWGALGLMMSEWGDNGHMQQYPIPMPGYFLGSAAAWNPEAIDLLDMSGALSLLLFGREHNILAKALMLLEEAGSPKGLKIHNASLPGIMLFDHYLPHYRSIFPQYAGYDFSFEYEQLEKAESLLASVDPGEPQTLYDEILFTAALMRFACDLGRLRLQAPHFSLSEIDTAARVRLADRLEELIIEYRRLWLLRNRPGGLEESAGILEELVRLLRQ
- a CDS encoding energy-coupling factor ABC transporter ATP-binding protein, whose protein sequence is MNIIVENATFSYDGEHPVIKNISISLGKEQTAIIGQNGAGKTTFMRLLNNTHQVNSGSITIDGIPVESQPLSSWAKRIGYVFQNPKDQLFHETVYKEIEFGLRKKVHTEAEKKKRVEEIAEFIGLQEFLDHHPLEMAYSRQKLITLASILTTDPELILLDEPTAGQDWKEIEHFETVIRELGMQGKKFITISHDMNFVARNFSRVVVFCNGEILIDGTTKEVFSQSELIRKSFVESPVPVLVSQDLQMDDCPLTLAEFRDSYKRSLK
- a CDS encoding energy-coupling factor ABC transporter ATP-binding protein, with product MKQMIKVEGLKIRHYRRDSHIDAVKEISFSVDEGEFISVCGLNGSGKTSLLSALNGLIPHFYKSRMKGRVTVAGLDTKEHTVAELSRSIGFVFDNPFNQISYTTETVRHEIAFGLCNLNIKPSVIEKQVEETAELVGITHLLDRSPLALSGGQLQRIAIASVIVMKPNIIMLDDCTSQLDPLGSQEIFKVIERLRSRGMTIICVDHDIERVCTYADKILLLSKGELKAYGTPRDVLSDPSMREYGLKTHDSYEIAKILYENGIKNAKGCLTYHDLKQGIAG
- a CDS encoding glycoside hydrolase family 9 protein, producing MQILTNHIGYHTASAKRMILQCSEVLAPNFPAPSAQLIDQDSGSVLRTLQVTSSGSVPGWKDRHFYLFDFSDFTGKGVFRFEVTAGNAQIHGLPFTIGDELLQDSCISDILFYFKGQRSSGRWDLADRSASFFGERSDRVDVHGGWYDAAGDYSKYLSHLSYANYLNPQQIPLVVWSLYSLGEILASRPRHRGTLLVERALEEGAWGADFLVRMLDPEGYFYMTLFDQWNKKSDARMICAFKTKQGERLEEYQAGFRQGGGMAIAALARAARFPRTEIPSDGFDCDAYRQTAERGYDHLLRHNCEYLDNGRENIIDYYCALLASVELFTTTKDASYLEGARSWACKLSSLFFDEKKCWFAESGNSRPFFHASDSGMPIISLLRYAEVEDNPSMKAETLALVERACRAELSLASEVHNPFGLARQKVRAVGGKDHSSFFVPHENESGYWWQGENARLASLACAMRQAATALAPGGVSEGLLEQMKAFATAQLDWILGFNPFDTCMLAGRGRNNPRFESFYPNAPGGICNGITAGFFDESDIDFLPKTAIEQGDHRWRWSEQWIPHGAWFLMALAAEMADGGDQ
- a CDS encoding nucleoside hydrolase, giving the protein MKEIILDCDPGHDDAIAMMLAIGNSEKLRVSCISTVGGNQILEKTTVNALDLLYLMKANIPVVAGQKGPLVRPLEIAENVHGKSGLDGPLIESSPYRPLDRNFIDVYTDILKASEQKVTIVATGPQSNIATFILARPELKHKIEQIVFMGGSCFGGNWSPKAEFNIYVDPEAAQIVANSGIPLVMCGLDVTHKATVTTQEVEDFSRIGNRTGVVLKELIDFYAKTAGKDFLCEDEGPKIRLHDVTTIAYLLRPDIFTSRELFVTIDTSNSPYSRGATIVDYDKLYSKTPNMRVCFGIDRSTFVNELFAAVKKLP